Below is a window of Clostridiales bacterium DNA.
ACAGTGCGAAGACGAAGGCGCTGGAAGGTGCGGAGTTTGACCTGTACCGTGTGAAGACGGGCGAAGAGACAGCCGACGTCAAGATCAACACAGACGGGAAACTGACGACAAATGCAGACGGCCAGATCATCGTAGGCGACCTGGAGCCCGGTGACTACTACTTCATCGAGACGAAGGCTCCCGACGGTTATGTGGCTGTGCCTGAAGGCGGAATCAAGAGCAGCGTGGAGACGATTGCTGCGGGGCAGAGCACAATGCCGACAGCGACAGTCGAGATGACGAACGCGGAAGAGGCGAAGGGTCAGATCACGCTGACGAAACTTGACAAAGACGATAATACTAAGAAGCTTTCAGGTGCCAAATTTGACTTGTATCGAGTAAAGACCGGTTCTGAAACTGAAGATAAGAAGATTAATACAAAAGAATTAGTAACCGATAAAAATGGTGAAATCACTGTAACAGATTTGGAACCGGGCACATACTACTTTGTTGAGATCGCTGCTCCTGAAAACTATGTCACGCCAAGTGGAGAAGACGCAAAAACAGATACACGGATCGTGGAAGCTGGCAAAGCAACTCTGGACCCGCTGACGGTTAGCGTGGAAAACACTCATAAGGTTGGTGACCTTGTAGTTAGCAAGACAGTGGTCAGTGATGCTGCTGCCGATAAGGATCAGAAGTTCATATTCACAATCGAACTGAGCGACAAGACAATCGAAGGTAAATATGGCGATATGACCTTCGATAAGGGTGTAGCAAAAGTTGAACTTAAGGGCGGAGAAAACGCGAAGGCTGAAAAACTGCCTGTGGGTACTGAATGGAAGATCACTGAAGCGGCAGATGACAACTTTGATCAGGACAAGAACGAAGAGACCGGAAAGATTGTCGAAGATGGCTGCAATGTAGAATTCACGAATACCCGGAAGACGGGAGACCTGGAAGTCAGCAAGACTGTCGTCAGCGACGCCGCTGCCGATGCGGATCAGAAGTTCACATTCACGATTAAGCTAAGCGACGAGACAATCTCTGGCACATACGGCGACATGACCTTCGAGAAGGGCATTGCAACCGTTGAACTGAAGGGCGGCGAAAACGCAACCGCGAAGGGACTACCGACTGCCATCGACTACACAGTTACCGAAGCAGTTGATGAAAACTTCACCGTGGAAAAGACCGGCGATACGGGAACGATTGTTGAAGCTGGCTGTGAAGCGGCATTCACGAACGCCCGGAAGACCGGCGACCTGACCGTCAGCAAGACTGTCGTCAGCGACGCCGCTGCCGATGCGGATCAGAAGTTCACATTCACGATTAAGCTAAGCGACGAGACAATCTCTGGCACATACGGCGACATGACCTTCGAGAAGGGCATTGCAACCGTTGAACTGAAGGGCGGCGAAAACGCAACCGCGAAGGGACTACCGACTGCCATCGACTACACAGTTACCGAAGCAGTTGATGAAAACTTCACCGTGGAAAAGACCGGCGATACGGGAACGATAGTTGAAGCTGGCTGTGAAGCGGCATTCACGAACGCCCGGAAGACCGGCGACCTGAAGATCAGCAAGGAAGTCGTCAGCGATGCGGCTGCCGATGCAGAGCAGAAGTTCACATTCACAATTGAACTAAGCGACAAGACGATCTCCGGCACATACGGCGACATGACCTTTGAGAAGGGCGTTGCAACCGTTGAGCTGAAGGGAGGCGAAAGCACAACCGCGAAGGGACTGCCGACTGGAATCGACTACACGGTCACTGAAGCGGTCGATGAGAACTTCAAAGTGACGAAGACCGGGGATACCGGCACGATTGATGAAGCCGGTTGTGAAGCGGCCTTCACCAATACACGGACGACCGGAGACCTGGAAATCAGCAAGACCGTGGTAAGCTTCATTGCAGCCGATGCGGACCAGAAGTTCACATTCACCATTGAACTGAGCGACAAGACCATCAGCGGTACATACGGTGATATGACCTTTGAGAAGGGCATTGCAACCGTTGAGCTGAAGGGCGGCGAAAGCGCAACCGCAGAAGGCCTGCCGACCGGGATTGATTACCAGGTAACAGAGGCAACGGAAGAAGCCTTCAATACTGAAAAAACCGGAGATACCGGAACAATTGATGAAGCCGGATGCACTGCGGCATTCACGAACACCCGGAAAACTGCAAATGTCAAAGTGAGCAAGGTGGACGTTGCGAGCGGCGAAGAACTGGAAGGCGCAACCATCCAGATTCTGCGGAAAGCAACGGAAGAGGATGCTGCAGACGAAAAAACAAAGTACGCGGACGAAACGAAGACGCTGGTGATCGTTGAAGAGTGGGTTTCCTCGGACGAGGCGCATGAGATCGAAGGATTGCTGACCGATACCGAGTACACGCTGCGGGAGACCGTGGCACCGGACGGATATACCGTTACGGTGGACACCACCTTCACGATTGATGAGACCGGTAAGGTAACGTCCACAGGCACGGTAAGCGAGGACGGCGTACTGCTGGTGGAAGATGCAATGACCCGCATCCGGGTGAGCAAGGTCGACGCCGCAAACGGCGAAGAGCTGGAAGGAGCGACGATCCAGATCCTGCGGAAAGCAACGGAAGAGGACGCGGCAGACAAGAACACGAAGTACGCGGACGAAGCGAAGACTCTGGTGATTGTGGAAGAATGGGTCTCCGAAACTGAAGCGCATGTAGTCGAAGGCCTGCTGACCGATACCGAATATA
It encodes the following:
- a CDS encoding Cna B-type domain-containing protein; protein product: MPTATVEMTNNEEGKGQITLTKKNSAKTKALEGAEFDLYRVKTGEETADVKINTDGKLTTNADGQIIVGDLEPGDYYFIETKAPDGYVAVPEGGIKSSVETIAAGQSTMPTATVEMTNNEEGKGQITLTKKNSAKTKALEGAEFDLYRVKTGEETADVKINTDGKLTTNADGQIIVGDLEPGDYYFIETKAPDGYVAVPEGGIKSSVETIAAGQSTMPTATVEMTNAEEAKGQITLTKLDKDDNTKKLSGAKFDLYRVKTGSETEDKKINTKELVTDKNGEITVTDLEPGTYYFVEIAAPENYVTPSGEDAKTDTRIVEAGKATLDPLTVSVENTHKVGDLVVSKTVVSDAAADKDQKFIFTIELSDKTIEGKYGDMTFDKGVAKVELKGGENAKAEKLPVGTEWKITEAADDNFDQDKNEETGKIVEDGCNVEFTNTRKTGDLEVSKTVVSDAAADADQKFTFTIKLSDETISGTYGDMTFEKGIATVELKGGENATAKGLPTAIDYTVTEAVDENFTVEKTGDTGTIVEAGCEAAFTNARKTGDLTVSKTVVSDAAADADQKFTFTIKLSDETISGTYGDMTFEKGIATVELKGGENATAKGLPTAIDYTVTEAVDENFTVEKTGDTGTIVEAGCEAAFTNARKTGDLKISKEVVSDAAADAEQKFTFTIELSDKTISGTYGDMTFEKGVATVELKGGESTTAKGLPTGIDYTVTEAVDENFKVTKTGDTGTIDEAGCEAAFTNTRTTGDLEISKTVVSFIAADADQKFTFTIELSDKTISGTYGDMTFEKGIATVELKGGESATAEGLPTGIDYQVTEATEEAFNTEKTGDTGTIDEAGCTAAFTNTRKTANVKVSKVDVASGEELEGATIQILRKATEEDAADEKTKYADETKTLVIVEEWVSSDEAHEIEGLLTDTEYTLRETVAPDGYTVTVDTTFTIDETGKVTSTGTVSEDGVLLVEDAMTRIRVSKVDAANGEELEGATIQILRKATEEDAADKNTKYADEAKTLVIVEEWVSETEAHVVEGLLTDTEYILRETVAPHGYDVTTDTMFIIDETGKVTSTGTISEDGVLLVEDDMFLVCAAVKKVWNDEENRDGRRPLKVTVDLLANGTVVRTIDLTAENHWMAVADKLPMVDKALKTIEYTWAEHEPGNGYKLTGNVKNGTLTTLTNSRDVELTEVSVEKKWNDNGNASNMRPDKIRVQLYADGEACGEEVVLNAGNGWKHTWTGLKKNCNKTAIAYTVEELEVPEGYQVSKSGNAAAGYVLTNTLETGSLVIRKTFDIEEIEPEEEPETELIDINVKKVWNDSDDQDGIRPESITVHLLAGGEMIDTVQLKATTGWKYTFKDLPKTVRGNRISYSVTEDPVPGYTCEVHGYTIRNTHKPEETNVSVRKVWDDRNNALGIRPTSIRMTLSNGTNVLLSEANGWQATITGLPKRMSGEEINYTWVEQEVVGYRQESKTVQGSVTTFTNTPTDVPNVPEGMKKPKLPGGEWAFFEEYQTALGVETIINHVGDCFD